Sequence from the Patescibacteria group bacterium genome:
GTCCTCCTTTTATTTTTATCCCAGGGATTAGCGCTGTGATAAAAAGCCCCATTAAATTAGGCGCACAAGACGCTTTTCCCCAAGAAGGTTCTTTTACTAGTCAGATTTCAGTCCGAATGTTAAAGCTATTTGGCTGTGAGTATGCGATTATCGGGCATAGCGAAAAAAGGGCGTTGGGAGAAACAGATGAGATGATAAATAAAAAAATCATGGCATGTTTAGACAATGATATAATTCCGATTTTCTGTATCGGGGAGAGTTGGCAAGAGAGAAAAAAAGGCAAGACGGAACAAGTTTTGGAAAGGCAGTTAGAGCTTGGCTTAAAAGATATTTCAAAATTCAAAATTCAAAATTCAAAATTAACTATCGCCTACGAGCCGATTTGGGCGATTGGTACTGGAAATGCTTGCGATTTAGACAAGGCGAGAGAGGCGAAGGCATTGATTAGAAAAAACCTGGCCATGCTTTACGGGAAAACCAATGCTCAAAAAATAAGAATCATCTATGGCGGGAGCACTAATCCTGACAATGCTTTGGGATTTGTCAAAGAGGCGGGGATGGATGGATTGCTATCCGGAGGAGCTTCGTTAGACCCAAGAAAGTTTATTGCTATTTTAAGTAAATTTTGATATATAGAACAGAATGCAAGACATTACCGCAGGAAAATTTTATAACCCCA
This genomic interval carries:
- the tpiA gene encoding triose-phosphate isomerase — encoded protein: MIPLVVANWKCNPQTLAQAKKLFLAVSMGIKKTKAEVVICPPFIFIPGISAVIKSPIKLGAQDAFPQEGSFTSQISVRMLKLFGCEYAIIGHSEKRALGETDEMINKKIMACLDNDIIPIFCIGESWQERKKGKTEQVLERQLELGLKDISKFKIQNSKLTIAYEPIWAIGTGNACDLDKAREAKALIRKNLAMLYGKTNAQKIRIIYGGSTNPDNALGFVKEAGMDGLLSGGASLDPRKFIAILSKF